In Psychrobacter ciconiae, the following are encoded in one genomic region:
- a CDS encoding DUF3616 domain-containing protein yields the protein MSQSKAPNTARITWGAVALIGGAVVLKSVFGLGASPIANAAEPVKAAAKAQASSVDIRTFENIYEPSAVFQLPDGKILVVEDEIASAMSLLTITPDGRLLEDKAANQKLIKSFGQKLDDLENLAGDNHGRIFASTSHSSDKKGNRDPNREQLLRFTVKNGQAQNIARVTSLRDDLRGDQTLVDAIKAKSGQAPHFSDLNIEGMAYLPKDNSLLLGLRAPMAGELSIVVPITNIDAMFDKKAKPVFGAPIFLDLGGGGIRSLHFDERLNTFIIANEIAGSNGKDVSQIWSWSGKATEAPKKVDIKQLHQLKNIEAIDDLVINGQKKLVFMADEGVEKKDIPAKYMMVDYEQFLQK from the coding sequence ATGAGCCAGTCAAAAGCCCCCAACACTGCGCGCATCACTTGGGGAGCAGTTGCCCTTATCGGTGGCGCTGTTGTCCTAAAGTCCGTTTTTGGGCTTGGTGCAAGTCCGATAGCTAATGCCGCCGAACCTGTAAAAGCTGCGGCAAAAGCGCAAGCGTCCAGCGTTGACATTCGCACCTTTGAAAATATTTACGAGCCTTCTGCGGTGTTTCAATTGCCGGACGGCAAAATTTTGGTCGTTGAAGACGAAATTGCAAGCGCCATGAGTCTTTTAACCATCACGCCTGATGGCAGATTGCTTGAAGACAAAGCTGCCAACCAAAAGCTGATTAAAAGCTTTGGGCAAAAACTTGATGACTTAGAAAACCTTGCCGGTGACAATCACGGTCGCATTTTTGCTTCAACCTCGCATTCCTCCGACAAAAAAGGCAACCGCGATCCCAACCGAGAGCAGTTGTTGCGATTTACGGTCAAAAATGGTCAGGCTCAAAATATCGCTCGCGTCACCAGCCTTCGGGATGATCTGCGCGGTGATCAAACTTTGGTCGATGCCATCAAAGCCAAATCTGGACAAGCGCCGCATTTTTCAGATTTAAACATTGAAGGCATGGCGTATTTACCCAAAGACAATTCGCTACTGCTCGGGCTTCGAGCGCCGATGGCAGGTGAATTGTCTATCGTTGTGCCGATTACCAATATCGATGCGATGTTTGATAAAAAAGCCAAGCCTGTTTTTGGCGCGCCTATCTTTTTGGATTTAGGTGGTGGCGGTATCCGCTCCTTGCATTTTGATGAGCGCCTAAATACCTTTATCATTGCCAATGAAATCGCGGGCAGTAATGGCAAAGACGTGTCGCAAATCTGGTCATGGAGTGGTAAAGCGACTGAAGCGCCCAAAAAAGTAGACATCAAGCAGCTGCATCAACTCAAAAATATCGAAGCCATTGACGATTTGGTCATCAATGGTCAAAAAAAGCTGGTATTTATGGCGGATGAAGGCGTTGAGAAAAAAGATATTCCAGCAAAATATATGATGGTTGATTATGAGCAGTTTTTGCAAAAATAA